Proteins encoded within one genomic window of Micromonospora halotolerans:
- a CDS encoding immune inhibitor A domain-containing protein has protein sequence MRRRVTVGLASAAAALLAAGVVTTPASAAPAAEPTPGVEKAKHGKDNLPDAKADQNRELRKQAISDLLTGKAKLQTRNGSKVIQVKDDLFVEYQQAPKTDPIFTMLVNFGDKTDPRTGGSAGPVVNQIPEPDRNWDGSSTDDNSTLWRSDFHREHYMDMFYGEGESFRDFYLKQSGGRYTVGGDVSDWITVPFNEARYGSNKISEADGYWNFIKDTATSWYETQAKAGKTPQEIKDYLKQFDVWDRYDFDGDGNFNEPDGYIDHFQAVHAGEGEEAGGGAEGEDAIWSHRWAAFPNLEGKAGPAGNLAGGVQIGDTGLWIRDYTTEPENGGLGVFAHEYGHDLGLPDLYDTAGGDNGVGFWSLMSSGSWLSHGTDDIGSTPGYMDPWSKLFLGWLNHSTVDYGSGTTQVTLGPAGDSDGPKAQAVVVNLPAQTQTTNYNTPFGGSYEWWGGSADDLNSSLTRTLDLTGATSASITAKAQWDIEEDYDYLYAEVSTDGGATWAALSNSLIDAGETGVDGSTSGNWVDLTYDLSAYAGKSVTFRYRYATDGGVHLAGPFLDNVSLTKNGSVAWTDDAETLAAEWTAKGWTRMGGSVTDSYPRFYIAENRTYFGYDDTLRTGGYNYGFASRPNWVERFSVQPGMLVWYVNYAYGDNNTSEHPGYGLNLPVDVRPGKIQVGGVGTITNRRNGYDGTFSLYAKPAQTFHLNDVAVTVPKLDPTPVFTDSGVNKYWNSNNPWNSVKVAGTGTKIEVLKQGTTPTSDMVVKVTN, from the coding sequence TTGAGGAGACGAGTCACAGTGGGCCTGGCCTCGGCCGCGGCCGCGCTGCTGGCAGCCGGTGTCGTCACGACCCCGGCGTCCGCCGCCCCGGCTGCGGAGCCCACCCCCGGCGTCGAGAAGGCGAAGCACGGCAAGGACAACCTCCCGGACGCGAAGGCGGACCAGAACCGGGAGCTCCGGAAGCAGGCGATCTCCGACCTGCTGACCGGCAAGGCCAAGCTTCAGACGCGCAACGGCTCGAAGGTCATCCAGGTCAAGGACGACCTCTTCGTCGAGTACCAGCAGGCCCCGAAGACCGACCCGATCTTCACCATGCTGGTCAACTTCGGCGACAAGACCGACCCCCGTACCGGTGGAAGTGCCGGCCCGGTGGTCAACCAGATCCCCGAGCCGGACCGCAACTGGGACGGCAGCTCCACCGACGACAACAGCACCCTGTGGCGCTCCGACTTCCACCGCGAGCACTACATGGACATGTTCTACGGTGAGGGCGAGTCGTTCCGGGACTTCTACCTCAAGCAGTCGGGTGGCCGGTACACCGTTGGCGGCGACGTCAGCGACTGGATCACCGTCCCGTTCAACGAGGCGCGGTACGGCAGCAACAAGATCTCCGAGGCCGACGGCTACTGGAACTTCATCAAGGACACCGCCACGTCCTGGTATGAGACCCAGGCGAAGGCCGGCAAGACGCCGCAGGAGATCAAGGACTACCTGAAGCAGTTCGACGTCTGGGACCGGTACGACTTCGACGGCGACGGCAACTTCAACGAGCCCGACGGCTACATCGACCACTTCCAGGCGGTGCACGCCGGTGAGGGCGAGGAGGCCGGCGGCGGCGCCGAGGGCGAGGATGCCATCTGGTCGCACCGCTGGGCGGCGTTCCCGAACCTCGAGGGCAAGGCCGGCCCCGCCGGCAACCTGGCCGGTGGCGTCCAGATCGGCGACACCGGGCTCTGGATCCGTGACTACACCACGGAGCCGGAGAACGGCGGCCTCGGCGTCTTCGCCCACGAGTACGGTCACGACCTCGGTCTGCCGGACCTGTACGACACCGCGGGTGGCGACAACGGCGTCGGCTTCTGGAGCCTGATGTCCTCGGGTTCGTGGCTGAGCCACGGCACCGACGACATCGGCTCGACCCCGGGCTACATGGACCCGTGGTCGAAGCTCTTCCTCGGCTGGCTGAACCACTCGACCGTCGACTACGGCTCGGGCACCACCCAGGTGACCCTCGGCCCGGCGGGCGACAGCGACGGGCCGAAGGCCCAGGCGGTCGTGGTGAACCTGCCCGCGCAGACCCAGACCACGAACTACAACACGCCGTTCGGCGGGTCGTACGAGTGGTGGGGCGGCAGCGCGGACGACCTGAACTCCTCGCTGACTCGCACCCTGGACCTGACCGGCGCGACGTCCGCGTCGATCACCGCGAAGGCCCAGTGGGACATCGAGGAGGACTACGACTACCTCTACGCCGAGGTGTCGACCGACGGCGGCGCCACCTGGGCCGCCCTGTCCAACTCGCTGATCGACGCCGGTGAGACCGGTGTCGACGGCTCCACCAGCGGCAACTGGGTCGACCTGACCTACGACCTGTCGGCGTACGCCGGCAAGAGCGTGACGTTCCGCTACCGCTACGCCACCGACGGCGGCGTGCACCTGGCCGGCCCGTTCCTGGACAACGTCTCGCTGACCAAGAACGGCTCGGTCGCCTGGACCGACGACGCGGAGACCCTGGCCGCGGAGTGGACCGCCAAGGGCTGGACCCGGATGGGCGGCTCGGTGACCGACTCCTACCCCCGCTTCTACATCGCCGAGAACCGGACCTACTTCGGTTACGACGACACGCTGCGGACCGGTGGGTACAACTACGGGTTCGCCAGCCGTCCGAACTGGGTGGAGCGGTTCTCCGTCCAGCCGGGCATGCTGGTCTGGTACGTGAACTACGCGTACGGCGACAACAACACGTCGGAGCACCCGGGCTACGGGCTGAACCTGCCGGTCGACGTTCGGCCGGGCAAGATCCAGGTCGGGGGCGTCGGCACCATCACCAACCGGCGCAACGGCTACGACGGCACCTTCAGCCTGTACGCCAAGCCGGCGCAGACCTTCCACCTGAACGACGTGGCGGTCACGGTGCCGAAGCTCGACCCGACGCCGGTGTTCACCGACAGCGGGGTCAACAAGTACTGGAACAGCAACAACCCCTGGAACTCGGTGAAGGTCGCCGGCACCGGCACCAAGATCGAGGTCCTGAAGCAGGGCACCACCCCGACCAGCGACATGGTCGTCAAGGTCACCAACTGA